Genomic window (Pseudomonas azadiae):
CCGAGAGTCTGCGCTTGAAGGTCAAGACCGAAGCGCTCAAGGGCGATCAGCTACGCTGGTTGGGTGATTTGCTCAAACGCCACCGTGGCGCGTGCCCGGTGACCATGGAGTACACCGGCAACGACGCCAAGGCCATGTTGCAGTTTGGCGAGACGTGGCGAATTGATCCGGCTGATGGCTTGATTCAAGCATTGCGTGACCAGTTCGGCCGTGACAACGTCTTCCTCCAATACCGTTGATGGCCAGGCGCTTTCTTTTTTATACGGAAAATCGCCTGATCTCGACGAAACATTTAATCTCGACCTGGACGCGCCTCTCCCTTAAGGTAGGGCGCGAACAGACAACCGGCTGGCCAGGCACCCCCTGGCCGTCGACCCAAGACGGACGCTTATGAACCCGAATTTTCTTGATTTCGAACAGCCGATCGCTGACCTGCAAGCCAAGATCGAAGAACTGCGCCTGGTCGGCAATGACAATTCGCTGAACATCGGCGATGAGATCGCTCGCCTGCAAGACAAGAGCAGCACGCTCACCGAAGACATCTTCGGCAAGCTGACCAGCTGGCAGATCGCGCGCCTGGCTCGCCACCCGCGCCGTCCGTACACCTTGGACTACATCCAGCACATCTTTACCGAGTTCGACGAGCTGCATGGCGACCGCCACTTCTCCGATGACGCGGCCATCGTGGGCGGTATCGCTCGCCTGGACGACCAGCCGGTGATGGTGATCGGTCACCAGAAAGGCCGCGAAGTGCGCGAGAAAGTGCGGCGCAACTTCGGTATGCCGCGTCCGGAAGGCTACCGCAAGGCGTGCCGCCTGATGGAAATGGCCGAGCGCTTCAAGATGCCGATCCTGACCTTTATCGACACGCCGGGTGCCTACCCAGGTATCGACGCCGAAGAGCGCAACCAGAGCGAAGCGATCGCCTGGAACCTGCGTGTCATGTCGCGCCTGAAAACCCCGATCATTGCCACCGTGATTGGTGAAGGTGGTTCCGGCGGTGCACTGGCTATTGGCGTCTGTGACCAACTGAACATGCTGCAATATTCGACCTACGCGGTGATCTCGCCGGAAGGTTGCGCCTCGATCCTGTGGAAAACCGCCGAAAAGGCGCCAGACGCTGCCGAAGCCATGGGCATCACTGCTGATCGCCTCAAAGGCCTGGGCATTGTCGACAAAGTGATCGCCGAGCCACTGGGCGGCGCCCACCGCGACCCGGCTGCGGCTGCCGCGACCATCCGTGGTGAGCTGGCTTCGCAACTGGCGATGCTCAAGAAGCTGGATAACGAAGCGCTGTTGGCCCGTCGTTATGAGCGTCTGATGAGCTACGGTCTCTAAGACCAGCGCAGGACCCAAATGTGGGAGCTGGCTTGCCTGCGATAGCATCACCTCGGTGCAGTTGATAGACCGAGGTACCTGCATCGCGGGCAAGCCCGCTCCCACATTTGCTTGCGTATGCTGGGATAGTGCATTCCAGATGGATGGCGGTACTTTGCTATGAAGCCCACCTTAATCGCCCAACTCCTGCAAACCCTGGCCCCCTGGCGCTCTGCCCCGGCCTGGCACATCGCGTTCTCTGGCGGACTTGATTCCACCGTCCTCCTGCATCTTCTCGTTACCCTGGCAAAAACCGAAACCCTGCCGCCCCTCAACGCCGTGCATGTCCATCATGGCCTGCAAGCCGCCGCCGATGCCTGGCCAAGTCATTGCCAGTCAGTGTGTGACAGCCTGGGTGTGCCCCTGCGCATCCTGCGTGTGCAAGTGCAACCCGGCGCCAGTCTTGAGCGTGCCGCCCGTGAGGCGCGTTACCAGGCGTTTGCCGAGGTGACTGGGGTAGGGGAGGTGTTGTTCACCGGCCAGCATCGCGATGACCAGGCTGAAACCCTGTTGTTCCGCCTGCTGCGCGGGGCTGGCGTGCGAGGGGTGGCGGCAATGCCGGCACAGCGGCCATTGGCGGGTGGTTATCTGGTGCGGCCTTTACTGGAAGTGCCACGGGTCGAGCTGGAGGCCTACGCTCAGGAGCACCCGCTCAAGTGGATCGAGGACCCGTCCAACGCCGATTCACGCTTCTCGCGCAACTACCTGCGCCACAAAGTGTTCCCTGCGCTGACGCAGCGGTGGCCGCAAGCGGTATCGAGCCTGGCACGTACTGCCGAGCACTTGAACGAAGCTCAGGGCCTGCTGGACGAATTGGCCCGCATGGACCTGCACGCCGCCGATCGACCTTCCCCGTTTCCCTGGCTGCACGTGCCGTCCCTGGCGCTGGCGCCACTGCGCGAGCTTTCCGACGCCCGTCAGCGCAACGCCCTGCGCCATTGGCTGACGCCGCTGACACGTCTGCCCGACAGCGACCATTGGGCCAGTTGGCTTTCCCTGCGTGATGCCAAGCGCGACGCACAGCCTGTATGGCGCCTGGCCGACGGCGAGTTGCACCGTAGCGGCGAGCGTCTCTGGTGGTTGCCCGCCACTTGGTCGGAATTTTCCGACGCAACGGTGAGCTGGCCTGATCAGCAAAACCCACTAGAGTTACCCGGCAATGGTCAGTTGAAGCTCATGGGCAACGCGCTCGAAGGTCCGTTGCAGGTCCGTTACCGTCAGGGCGGTGAAGTCATCGAAGTGCCAGGTCGCGGTCGGCGCGACCTGAAGCGGCTGCTTAACGAAAGCGGGCTGCCGGGCTTCGTGCGTGGCAGATTGCCGCTGCTGTATCGGGGCGAGCAATTGCTGGGCGTGCCCAGCATCGCTGGGCGCTGGGCGGTGCCGAGTGAGGGTTGGCAATTACATTGGATGCCACAGAGCTGCGATCAAGGTTTGAGCTGA
Coding sequences:
- a CDS encoding acetyl-CoA carboxylase carboxyltransferase subunit alpha encodes the protein MNPNFLDFEQPIADLQAKIEELRLVGNDNSLNIGDEIARLQDKSSTLTEDIFGKLTSWQIARLARHPRRPYTLDYIQHIFTEFDELHGDRHFSDDAAIVGGIARLDDQPVMVIGHQKGREVREKVRRNFGMPRPEGYRKACRLMEMAERFKMPILTFIDTPGAYPGIDAEERNQSEAIAWNLRVMSRLKTPIIATVIGEGGSGGALAIGVCDQLNMLQYSTYAVISPEGCASILWKTAEKAPDAAEAMGITADRLKGLGIVDKVIAEPLGGAHRDPAAAAATIRGELASQLAMLKKLDNEALLARRYERLMSYGL
- the tilS gene encoding tRNA lysidine(34) synthetase TilS, whose amino-acid sequence is MKPTLIAQLLQTLAPWRSAPAWHIAFSGGLDSTVLLHLLVTLAKTETLPPLNAVHVHHGLQAAADAWPSHCQSVCDSLGVPLRILRVQVQPGASLERAAREARYQAFAEVTGVGEVLFTGQHRDDQAETLLFRLLRGAGVRGVAAMPAQRPLAGGYLVRPLLEVPRVELEAYAQEHPLKWIEDPSNADSRFSRNYLRHKVFPALTQRWPQAVSSLARTAEHLNEAQGLLDELARMDLHAADRPSPFPWLHVPSLALAPLRELSDARQRNALRHWLTPLTRLPDSDHWASWLSLRDAKRDAQPVWRLADGELHRSGERLWWLPATWSEFSDATVSWPDQQNPLELPGNGQLKLMGNALEGPLQVRYRQGGEVIEVPGRGRRDLKRLLNESGLPGFVRGRLPLLYRGEQLLGVPSIAGRWAVPSEGWQLHWMPQSCDQGLS